A genomic region of Pararge aegeria chromosome 11, ilParAegt1.1, whole genome shotgun sequence contains the following coding sequences:
- the LOC120627623 gene encoding uncharacterized protein LOC120627623 has protein sequence MASRAPEPTGIDESAKFLTPSLASITESLSLLGLSPETLAMSFGESLAERYLSALRSKPAERPMPMPLSTCGAPRRAPLAEPSNLQLFSNDFIDYLNQIA, from the coding sequence ATGGCGTCCCGCGCGCCGGAACCGACCGGAATCGATGAGTCTGCTAAATTCCTTACTCCTTCTTTGGCTAGTATAACGGAATCGCTCTCCCTGCTTGGCTTGAGTCCAGAGACGCTTGCCATGAGTTTCGGAGAGTCACTCGCGGAGCGATACCTGTCGGCGCTTCGATCGAAACCAGCTGAGAGACCGATGCCGATGCCTTTGAGCACATGCGGCGCCCCAAGGCGGGCCCCCCTCGCTGAGCCATCGAACCTGCAGCTGTTCTCCAACGACTTCATCGACTACCTTAACCAAATCGCGTAA